The following are encoded together in the Humulus lupulus chromosome 5, drHumLupu1.1, whole genome shotgun sequence genome:
- the LOC133778934 gene encoding low affinity inorganic phosphate transporter 4-like, producing MAIAVLSALDNARTQWYHVTAIVIAGMGFFTDAYDLFCITAVSKLLGRLYYFDPESSKPGKLPPNVNNAVTGVALIGTLSGQLVFGWLGDKLGRKKVYGITLVMMVICAICSGISLGSSKEAVIGTLCFFRFWLGFGIGGDYPLSATIMSEYANKKTRGAFIAAVFAMQGVGIIFAGLVSMIVSKIFLEYNKAPPYIGGEFNRVLSTQPNADYMWRIVLMLGALPAILTYYWRMKMPETARYTALIVGNGKQAAMDMGQVLDIEIAADQDQLSQIKAANSYTLFSMEFWNRHGLNLIGTSTTWFLLDIAFYSQNLTQKDIFPAMGLVNKDIEVNALREVFETSRAMFVIALLGTFPGYWFTVFFIEKLGRFIIQLVGFFMMSVFMLIIGIKYEYLKNDNKWMFAVLYGLTFFFANFGPNSTTFVLPAELFPTRLRSTCHAISAASGKAGAMVGAFGVQSYTLSGSTDKIKKAMMILAATNMLGFLFTFLVTETKGRSLEEISGEDGSENEKQTTFNAGRLSMSKSTSSTRRNNDAVSQ from the coding sequence ATGGCCATAGCGGTACTCAGCGCCTTAGACAACGCTCGTACACAATGGTACCACGTCACAGCAATAGTGATAGCTGGTATGGGCTTCTTCACCGACGCATACGACCTTTTCTGTATCACAGCCGTCTCCAAACTCTTGGGCCGTCTTTACTATTTCGATCCCGAATCATCAAAGCCCGGAAAGCTTCCTCCTAACGTTAACAACGCCGTCACTGGTGTAGCTCTGATCGGAACCCTATCCGGTCAGCTCGTCTTCGGCTGGCTTGGCGATAAACTAGGCCGCAAGAAAGTTTATGGCATCACTCTCGTCATGATGGTCATCTGCGCCATTTGCTCCGGCATTTCTTTGGGTTCCAGTAAAGAGGCAGTGATCGGGACCCTATGCTTTTTCCGGTTTTGGTTAGGGTTTGGTATCGGCGGGGACTACCCACTCTCCGCAACTATCATGTCCGAATACGCAAACAAAAAAACCAGAGGCGCTTTCATCGCCGCCGTGTTCGCCATGCAAGGCGTCGGGATAATCTTTGCTGGGCTGGTTTCCATGATAGTTTCGAAGATATTCCTCGAGTACAATAAAGCCCCGCCCTACATAGGTGGTGAATTCAATCGTGTCTTATCCACACAACCGAACGCCGATTACATGTGGCGAATTGTGTTAATGCTCGGAGCTCTCCCTGCTATTTTGACTTACTACTGGCGAATGAAGATGCCGGAAACGGCTCGGTACACGGCGTTGATAGTGGGAAATGGAAAGCAAGCCGCCATGGATATGGGACAAGTTTTAGATATAGAGATCGCAGCGGACCAAGATCAGTTGAGTCAAATCAAGGCTGCTAACAGCTACACATTATTCTCTATGGAGTTTTGGAACCGGCATGGATTGAATTTGATAGGGACGAGCACCACTTGGTTCCTACTAGACATAGCATTTTACAGTCAAAACCTGACCCAGAAAGACATCTTCCCAGCGATGGGTTTGGTCAATAAGGACATTGAAGTCAACGCACTGAGAGAGGTGTTCGAGACATCACGTGCCATGTTCGTGATCGCCTTGCTCGGAACCTTTCCCGGTTACTGGTTCACAGTCTTCTTCATCGAAAAGCTTGGTCGTTTCATCATACAACTGGTAGGGTTCTTCATGATGTCGGTCTTCATGTTGATCATAGGAATCAAGTATGAATATTTGAAGAACGACAACAAATGGATGTTCGCCGTTTTGTATGGTTTGACGTTTTTCTTCGCCAATTTCGGACCGAACAGCACCACATTCGTGCTGCCGGCCGAGCTGTTCCCGACACGGCTGAGGTCCACGTGTCACGCCATAAGCGCAGCCTCCGGTAAGGCTGGGGCGATGGTCGGAGCTTTTGGGGTGCAGAGCTACACGTTGAGTGGCTCGacagataaaataaagaaggcgATGATGATATTAGCTGCGACGAATATGTTGGGATTTTTGTTCACATTTTTGGTGACTGAAACTAAAGGACGGTCGTTGGAAGAGATTTCGGGTGAGGACGGCAGTGAAAATGAAAAGCAGACCACGTTCAACGCCGGAAGACTGTCTATGTCCAAATCGACAAGCAGTACTAGACGGAATAACGACGCCGTTTCGCAGTGA